AGATGAAGTTCAGATATATTTTCGCTTCAGAAGAATATACAGGAAACTATCCTTGTCCACCATTGCAATATGATGATGCTTTTGCTTTACTGCTAAAGCCAAATACTCCAGGATCTACTTATACAAATTTAGCAGTTTTACCTGGAGGTGCAGGACCAGTTTCTGTACCTAATATTCTTCCGGGAAGCTTTTCTTGTGGACCGATTAATGCTCAATATTTTGGCTCTTTAGCTCCAAATGCCACAAATTATATTGGTACTACAGCGCCTCTTACTGCTGAAGCTACAGTAATTCCGGGACAGTCTTATCATATAAAAATGATTATTGCAGATGCTAGAGATGATAATTTTGGATCTGCTGTTTTTTTAGAAGCAGGTTCATTTGATATCGGTGTAAATTTATTAGATCCTTCGGGAGCTCAATTACCTGCAGAAATTAATGTTTGTGATAATGAGCCACAGGTAATTACAGCATCAACGAGTGGACCCAATTTAAATTATAAATGGTTTTTAGATGGAGTAGTAATACCGAATGCTACTACCAATACTATTACTGCAACACAGCCCGGAACGTATAAAATTGAAGTAAGCGTTCCCGGAAATCCTTGTCCTGGAAGTGCATCAATTGTCATTCATGGTGGAACAACCCCAGAAGCACATAACGGAACTTACTTATTGTGTACTACACCAGATGTAACTTCATTTAACTTAAATGGAACAAAAGCTTCTATCAGTAATGATTGGCAAACTGCAACATTTCATTTTTATGAAAACCAAGCAGATGCAATAGCTCAAAACAATAATTATATTGCAAACATTTACGACTATAACGGTACAGATGGACAAATTTTACATGTTGTAGTTTCTAATGGTAGCTTTTGTAGTAGACTTGTAGAACTTACTTTGCAAAGGGAAGTTACTCCTGTTGCACAATTGGCTTCATCACAGTACAGAATTTGTGTTGGTGAAACCGTTACGCTTACCGCTTCAGGAGGGGTGACTTATCTTTGGAGTAATTTTGGAGGAAGTGGAAATACACAAACCGTTACATTACACCAGTCTACAGAATTTACAGTGTACGCAATCGGAACAAAAGGTTGTAAATCTCTTCAACCGGCTAAAGTAAGAATAGAAGTTATTCCGGCGATTACAACTCCTCTTTTAGATGTAGAAATGTGTGTTGGAGACAGTATTGTTTTGGATGCAGGAGCGGGAAATAATTATACTTATTTGTGGAATACAGGCGCAACTACTCAGACAATAGTTGCTAATGAATTAGGTATTTACAGTGTGGAAATTGATAATGGAGTTTGTAAGGATGAGTTTAAAGTCAAAGTACATGCAGCAGCTTTACCATATGTAACAAATCTTAATTATTCTGATAATACTTTGACGGTAACGGCTTACACACCTTCAATCAATAATATTGCGCAGACTCTTGAATATTCTATTGATGGTGGTATTGTTTGGCAGGATTCTAATGTTTTCCCGGGGCTTTTAAACAATACAAATTATACGGTAAGAATAAGAATTAAAGGCACGAGTTGTAATGGTTCTATAGAATTCTTTACGCTTCATATTAATAATGTAATTACGCCAAATCAAGACGGTGTAAATGATGTTTTAGATCTTACTTCTTTAGCAAAATACAAAAACTTTAATGGTTCTATCTATGACAGATACGGTGTGGAAATGTTCAAATTCTCAAAAGAAACACCAATCTGGAACGGAACTGTAGGAGGGAAGAGATTGCCGACTGCAACGTATTGGTACAAATTTAATTTTGAATACAATAAGTCTAAAACCCAAATGAATCAATCGGGTTGGATTATGTTGAAAAACCGAGAGTAACTCTCAGTATTAAATAAAAAAAATGCCTTTCAGAATTTGAAAGGCATTTTTTGTTTATTGATTTTCTTTCCAAAGAGTGGTGAAAGAAATAAAATCTGCGACACTAAGCTCTTCAGCTCTTTTATCTAAAAATTCGTGAGTTTTTAACGCTTCAGGAATATTTAAAACTTTCAGTGCATTAGATAATTTTTTCCTTCTTTGATTAAACCCTGCTTTTACGATTTGTTTAAACAAAACTTCATTTCCGGCAAGACCTTCTTTAGGATTTCTGGTCAGTCTTATCACGCCCGATTTTACTTTCGGTGGCGGATTAAAAACATTTTCATGCACCGTGAAAAGGTATTTTACATC
Above is a window of Chryseobacterium scophthalmum DNA encoding:
- a CDS encoding choice-of-anchor L domain-containing protein yields the protein MKRYILRFSLFLLALGNVTYAQTARPPAKKIIPATAKAGDYIDVNVTPYPESNFTPAQLVTDVLVGTSGSCGTPNISNVTVSPNQLVTNNDRFWGYFNKSTSTFPFEEGIILTTGFARKAGNTAEGAILSDDNGGGSDPDLVAAIGVTTQIFNSGVLEFDFVPTSSQMKFRYIFASEEYTGNYPCPPLQYDDAFALLLKPNTPGSTYTNLAVLPGGAGPVSVPNILPGSFSCGPINAQYFGSLAPNATNYIGTTAPLTAEATVIPGQSYHIKMIIADARDDNFGSAVFLEAGSFDIGVNLLDPSGAQLPAEINVCDNEPQVITASTSGPNLNYKWFLDGVVIPNATTNTITATQPGTYKIEVSVPGNPCPGSASIVIHGGTTPEAHNGTYLLCTTPDVTSFNLNGTKASISNDWQTATFHFYENQADAIAQNNNYIANIYDYNGTDGQILHVVVSNGSFCSRLVELTLQREVTPVAQLASSQYRICVGETVTLTASGGVTYLWSNFGGSGNTQTVTLHQSTEFTVYAIGTKGCKSLQPAKVRIEVIPAITTPLLDVEMCVGDSIVLDAGAGNNYTYLWNTGATTQTIVANELGIYSVEIDNGVCKDEFKVKVHAAALPYVTNLNYSDNTLTVTAYTPSINNIAQTLEYSIDGGIVWQDSNVFPGLLNNTNYTVRIRIKGTSCNGSIEFFTLHINNVITPNQDGVNDVLDLTSLAKYKNFNGSIYDRYGVEMFKFSKETPIWNGTVGGKRLPTATYWYKFNFEYNKSKTQMNQSGWIMLKNRE